From Astyanax mexicanus isolate ESR-SI-001 chromosome 13, AstMex3_surface, whole genome shotgun sequence, the proteins below share one genomic window:
- the npbwr2b gene encoding neuropeptides B/W receptor type 2b: MENISNSDSVNPQCNFYYYGFPNRTDLNCTPPADYSFYADLYVVLPVIYSVICAVGLTGNTAVIYVILKAPKMKTVTNMFILNLAIADDLFTLVLPISIAEHLLHYWPFGEVLCKIILSIDHYNIFSSIYFLTVMSVDRYLVVVSTVRSKRMPYRTYRAAKIVSLCVWLLVILIVVPFTVFAEVYISPDDERKSCVLSFPSPEGSWFKATRIYTLILGFAIPVSTICILYTMMLYKLRNMRLNTNAKALDKAKKKVTVMVFIVLAVCLFCWTPFHLSTIVALTTDLKSTPLVIGISYFITSLSYANSCLNPFLYAFLDDSFRKAFKKMLECRTA; the protein is encoded by the coding sequence atgGAGAACATTTCGAACTCCGACAGCGTGAACCCCCAATGCAACTTTTACTACTACGGCTTTCCCAACCGGACTGATCTGAACTGTACGCCCCCGGCGGACTACTCCTTTTACGCAGATCTCTACGTGGTTCTCCCGGTCATCTACTCCGTGATCTGCGCGGTGGGCTTGACCGGGAACACGGCGGTGATTTATGTGATCTTGAAAGCGCCCAAGATGAAGACGGTCACCAACATGTTCATTCTGAACTTGGCCATCGCAGATGACCTCTTCACTCTGGTCCTGCCCATCAGCATCGCCGAGCATCTTCTGCACTACTGGCCCTTCGGAGAAGTGCTCTGCAAGATCATTCTGAGCATCGACCACTACAACATCTTCTCCAGCATCTACTTCCTCACCGTGATGAGCGTGGACCGCTACCTGGTGGTGGTGTCCACGGTGCGCTCCAAGCGCATGCCGTACCGCACGTACCGGGCGGCCAAGATCGTCAGCCTGTGCGTGTGGCTCCTGGTCATCCTCATCGTGGTGCCCTTCACGGTGTTCGCGGAGGTCTACATCAGCCCGGACGACGAGCGCAAGAGCTGCGTCCTCAGCTTCCCCAGTCCGGAGGGTTCTTGGTTCAAAGCCACCCGGATTTACACCCTCATCCTCGGCTTCGCCATCCCCGTGTCCACCATCTGCATCCTCTACACCATGATGCTCTACAAGCTGCGCAACATGAGACTCAACACGAACGCCAAGGCGCTGGACAAAGCCAAAAAGAAAGTCACCGTCATGGTCTTCATTGTTCTGGCCGTGTGCTTGTTCTGCTGGACGCCCTTCCATCTCAGCACCATCGTGGCTCTCACCACGGACCTGAAGAGCACTCCGCTCGTCATTGGGATCTCTTACTTCATCACCAGCCTGAGTTACGCCAACTCCTGCCTGAATCCGTTCCTCTACGCCTTCCTGGACGACAGCTTCAGGAAAGCCTTCAAGAAGATGCTAGAATGTAGAACTGcttga